In Scylla paramamosain isolate STU-SP2022 chromosome 8, ASM3559412v1, whole genome shotgun sequence, the sequence TAATAGGAAAATTAAGCTGTCAAGGAATGGGCCTAATTCTGTCTGggttttataaaaaaaataaaaaataaataaataataataataataataataataataataataataataataataataataataataataataataataataataataataataataataattctgaaaGCAAAAGGCATAAGAGTATAGAAATTATAAAttgttaataatagtaattttagAACCATCTAGTCATTATGTAAGTATGCATTaagtatttatgcattttccaGTATAACTGGAAAggttaaaggaaaaatactgaCTGAGAGAGTGAAAAAGATCCAAGATAATGAAGAATGGGAAAGGGTTAGGAAAGGTATAAAATGTGTGGATCAGACATTTTTATTTGGAAAAGTAACTAAAacaaattatatttttatttggaaTAGTAACTAAAACAAATTATAGTGAAAGGATATATCAGTGCTGAATTCATGGGCCTTGAAGAATCATAAAGTATATCACAGAAGTGACTGGATAACAATATGAATATGGGATGTATTATAGATGTATTATAGGTGTATGGTGTGAGTGGAAACTAACTGGAGGAGGTGGGTCTTTGATAAGGATGCAAAAACATATAttagagaaaacagagaacgAAATGAAAGTTGAAATCCAATGTGTAATAACCCAATGGGTGTTTAACTTATGTGTTTaacttacatatatatactGTAATAAAAAGATGTAAGCAAAAGTTTATGATGTTTGACTGAAACCGTAAAtcacagtaatatatatatatatatatatatatatatatatatatatatatatatatatatatatatatatatatatatatatatatatatatatatatatatatatatatatgaggctgAAGATGACATCTCATCTCATCATAGGAATGAAATGCTGAGGAAGGGTTCCCAGTCCCCTTACTCTGTCCCTTTCAGTAATCTTTTATAATTTACAAGGTATACAGTGATAAGATTCTTTCAACCTAACTACACAGTtggttgtagaaaagaggaaaataatcacaGGTCTTTAGAGAAAATTTCATACCAATCCCATTGGCTCAGAGGATGAAGCCATTTGTTCTGATTGCTCCTCAGATATCACTTTTGAAGCAGATGCAGTGCAGGCAGTCAGCTCACATCTGGATTCTGACAACATATCTtgagtaaaaaatgaaaaaaaaaaaagattttacaAAAAATAGTCAGAATAATTAATGGccaaaaatatttttcttaattttcaagTCCACTTTCATTGTAAAATTTAATCAGATTCTGATAATTCTACTCATACTTTGTATAttggtgtatttattttcacatcTCACTTTAGATTACAAGGACAAAGCAAATTTTATAAAACATTACTCAGTGTTCTTTCTAGATTTACCTCAGCTAGGTAAACATAATTAGTGGACACAGTACAATCACTACTCACTGTTTGTTGCCCCACAGTCCAAGTCATCAACAGAGTCACTGGGTGGCTCACAAGAAGAACGAGCTCCTATAAGATTGTAGGATTAGAAAACAAACAACTACTATGCATTAATTAAATCTTATGAAATGTTTCATCACAAACTCTGTTACATGACATCTCTAATGAATATTCATCATCcatggaataaataaaaggcaaagACGTATGGAAGTTCTCATGGATTTGATTGCGAGCATCaacatactcgtatgtatgcattttttttacatacacctTCACTCTTAATCATCTCAAAATACCCTAACCATCTCAGTGTATCTTTTTTCACCTGTGTAATGGTGCAATGGGCAGAAAACACATTGAGCTGGTTTACCTAGGTAGGCACATCATGAAGCATAAACAGTTTGTAAAGATCATGTAATATTGAAAGGCCTATCAAGAATGGAAGCCCAACTGGAGGATGGAATGACAGAAAGGAGTACATgtaagagagtaagagagagagagagagagagagagagagagagagagagagagagagagagagagagagagagagagagagagagagagagagagagagagagagagagagagagagagagagagagagagagagagagagagagagagagagagagagagagagagagagagagagagagagagagagagagagagagagagagagagagagagagagagagagagagagagagagagagagaatatagcaGAGGCACATGCTATCAGAGAATCTTTGGCTGGGACCATCTTGTCAGTTATGTTCCCAGAGAAAGTGATGCATCAGATAGATAGAAACCCTCCTTTTCTGGTGGAGTGTCAGTAAAAAAGATGGATAAAGTTATAAGAGATATAGATTTGGTGATTTGGTAGCTAAAGAATTTTAAGATTTTATGAAGTTCCAACTCAGGATACTTTACAACTCAAAATACAACTGCACACTTACCTCTTATCAAGGTACAGAACTGCTCTACCATAGTCTTATCAGCCTCATGTGCTGCCACTTCAGCAGAGGCTCCTGTTATACTCTCtgaaacacaaaataaagtGATGAAGCATCCTATATCTTTgatttatataaaaacaaataaaagaatttGTACCATCCTTATGACTACCATTACCTGCACTAGGTGAGGTTGGAAAtctagacataaaaaaaatagtgtccACAATATGGGATTAAAGTCCATTCATCATTCTAAGGATGATGATGCTTTTCTGTGTGTGGTTATGTGCCTGTAAAATTTTTGTGGGGACTTCTTAAGACAAGGCATCCATACACATACATTTACATTTGTAATCACACCAACAAGCACTCCACATCTTAGCCTTTAGAAGAGATgtcaattttttcttcccacacaacataaataaaacaataatatatattacaAGTTATAAGTGACAATATATAGTTCAATGTTAGTAAGTGCATACTAGTTTATAACATATCACTTCAAAAATCATGTATGTAAGCATCCAAAAAATACTAAGAACACACATAGTGGTATACTAACCTGTACTGTAATATTCCTCTCTTGTGGTATTAAGGTCCAATTTGCTTTTAACTTCACCAATTTTTTCCTGATGTGTTTCAACAAATGCCTTCATATTGGTCTTCTCTAGCCATGCTGTTACAAGAGTGTATACATCCTCACTgtattctggagagagagagagagagagagagagagagagagagagagagagagagagagagagagagagagagagagagagagagagagagagagagagagagagagagagagagagagagagagagagagagagagagagagagagagagagagagagagagagagagagagagagagagagagagagagagagagagagagagagagagataatgcaaTATCTTGTATCATAATCTCTATTTCCACCACATTTATTCAGCCAGGAGGGAGAAGATTCAATGCAAAAATGTACATAATTATATAACAAAGTGAATTTTCAAGTCCTTTGAGCCACACATACTATATGCACACATATTATGTCTTGATCTTCTGTAGGGCCATATATTACATGGGAAGTCACACTAGAACTTGGACAATAACAGGGCAAAGTTTCTCTCCTACCAAGTATCTGGTGTGAAATCTTTCATGAGAACATAATGGTGACGGAAAAGATACATGTAACTTTTATACGATTCTTACCATATAATTCACTTTCTCTGCAGTCTTGTGTTGCTCTCATGTCCAGGTACCGTCCATCTTGCTTCCCTACATCATTCTGGGCTGAGGTTGTCAGTGAGGTGGAGGATGGATTATACTCacatggatgaggaagagaaggaagaggaggaggaggaggaggcggaggaggaggaggaggaggaggaggaggaggaggaggaggaggaagctctGATACGGCTGAATTGGGGTCATCTCCAGCAGAACCACATTGAGGAACCTCCACAGATGAGGATCCCATTGTATGTCTCAGTACTTGTTGAGGTGATGGGGGGTGATCATACAAAGATGAGTTAAGTGGTCGAGGAGGTGGGGGACTGCTGTATAACTCTAGTGCAATATTTGTACTCTGAGCCTTGCTTATGTTCTTGTAATAGACAGGTTCATAGTTCAGCTTTTCTGCCAAGGAGGCCATTAactgcaaggaaaagaaattaacattTATACAGATATATAGACGGAATATGTATTGAAGCTGAAGTTGAGACAAAACCCATTTTATCATGTAAATATGGAAACCAAAGAACTGTTCCTTGAtcttgaaaaaatatatatatatttgtgaatACACATAACACCTGTAGAGATTCACTTAATCTTTTCCAAAGCCAATGTTTTCTTTGCCCAAACCATGTTACACACTACCCACACATTATGCATGAAGTTACTTCACTCACAGCTGCATCCTCGAGTTTATGTGCAAGGAGATGGAAACCTTTCTGGTAAGCCAGCACAGATGGAGTGTGCCCATGCTGATTTGGTCTGTTGAGTGCTGCTTCTCCTCCAGGGATCTCAAGTAATGCCCAAGTCAGTTGCTCAAGGCCATAATAGGCACTGAAGTGGACCCATGTAGGAAACTCTGAATAGCCTGTATGAATAAGTTCATAGATAATGAGCTCTGAAACAACCCTCATgagaatttaatttaaaaaacAGCAAGGACATGATGTCCACATCTTCTGGAGGTCTGAAAAACTTATGAATTATTTGACTTCATGTCCACAcaattatatattattactcACAATACTTTGAGGTTTTCTAACTTCTAATGTGACTTCATGTCCACACAGTTATATATTATTAATCACAATACTTTGAGGTTTTCTAACTTTTATTGTAAATTagcaacaataatgatataaaGAGGATATTATGCACAAGTGTTTATCACCATATTCTAATTGACATTATCATGTATGTAAATTAAATATGCAATGcaattttaaataaataaattgctgAAATACGACACATTTGTTTAAACCAAGTGGcttacatttttcatttctcttttccttaagTTTGCAGAGAGGGACTTGAGTTTTCACTGCTTCTGTCATCTTCAGATCCAGCTGATTACTTGCATGATTGATGTTGAGTGCCTGTGACCAATTTCAGATTCAATATTGTTTGTGGTGGAAGTTATGGTGAAGTAATCAAACAATTAATCATTAACCATAGCAATACtgacaagagaaacaaatatTATGTTTGAAAATATGATTGAAAAatgctaataaataaatagataaataaataaataaataaataaataaataaataaacaagaaaaaaacagggaaagccTTCCTATCTTACCTGACACATAAAAATTGTTGGATTTGAGAGTGTGGACAAATGAGCTCTCATAGAGTCCAGACTACTCTCGCACTTCAATTGTCTTGATCCAATATGTTGCTTCTGCACCAATACAGTGACTAGGACAAGGGATGACCCAACCAGGAATTCATCTGAAACAAATAGAGGTAAGCACATTGTAGATTTAAACCTTTACATTAATCTTCTAAGTTTTCCTTATGCATCTTGTAACAGTATTATATACACCAATCTACGGTACATACAAAAAGCAAATACTTTCTATGTATATCACAGTCTAAGATTGCTCTTAAAGAAGGTAACAAAGCTTTGTAATACTATTTGAATAAGAATACAGATTTCCTATTCCCtatctcccttatttccttgcATTTAGTTGCCTTTTTAAAAAATATAGAATACACAAAGTCTTATGGCATGTCTTAAAAAAAGCTAGATATGCAGAGATCCAATATCAAACCATTACAGATCTCCTTTACCTGGCATTCTGAACTCTATTGTGTAGGGGTTCCTCAACCTAAATTTTTCCACTGTGACACTGGGTTTGCCTGGACTTTCAATCAGAATTTCAATGTCCTTTTTGGTATCTATAGGATCATTGAGGAGAAGGTGCACCAGCTGCTGCATCTGTAACAAGTAAAAGGTATTTATCAACACTCAGACACAATTATTGTGTTCAGCCACAATTATTGGCTTAATGCATGACATGGTGCTGTTTCATGAGATAGAAAACTTATATACGAAAAACTAAATCATATAACAAGGATAATAACTAGACACTGTCAATGGAGTGTACAGAATATTAATCAATTAAAAATCACTCCATACCTCTGTTACTTTGCGAGGAGTGACCTTAAATCTTGCATTCCTTTCATCCTGGTACTTGGAATAAAGTTCGCAGTTGTTCAGAATTTTAATACCTTCAGTCAGAACCTCATCTACAAAACTGGGATCCATGTCACGGACCTTCAGTTTGTGCCAGTCACAGTATGAATACAATGCTGAAAGCAAGATACATTATTTAAGCTGTGAATAACTGTCGTCACCATTTCCAGACTGTTGTACTTCTATTTTTTGTCAAAATGAGCAGGCCATGAAATGTCATATTGGagatgtaaaataaaataaataaataaataaataaataaataaatgcaagtcAGACATGAATGAAGCCATACAGCTTGTTTTACATCCTTCAGCTTTAATTTCTTGATGATCATAAAAGCTTCCTTAGTTATCCTACACGTGTATGGAGTTCCGCTGCTAAACCCCTGTTGCCTTATTTACAACAAAACAGGCTGAATTCACATCTTTCCTGGATAACCGAATGTcaaagagaatatatatatatatatatatatatatatatatatatatatatatatatatatatatatatatatatatatatatatatatatatatatatatatatcaatgtttCAAGTCTACGACGCACAAGGCGTGTAAATAAGCGCTTTCAAACAGTGACACCAACCAGATAAGAAACGTTCACTAATACGATTCATTTTCTGCTCTAgagttttttattcttttcctgggCACTTGGTTCCAGATTTAGTAATTTAGTTTGCCAGGATCTGTAGTTCCGAATAGGTCAGGTTTTTCTTTGAGAAAATTTAGATCCTATTGCTTTTTGATTACTCTCCTGAAAGTTTTCTCGAACTCCAGAAACACTTCAAGCGTGGTTTGTCCATATCGGGTGGGGATCACATTATGAGACAGAGCAGTTGATAGGAAACCGGATCTTCAATATATAAAACATAGCGAGCACAGCGGCGAACGATGTATTAATTTCCTTCCGATGTTTCGTCATAGAGGCTATTCTGTTATTAAGGATCCGGGGTAGAAACATTGCACAAGccagaaagaaaactaagaatctaatatatatatatatatatatatatatatatatatatatatatatatatatatatatatatatatatatatatatatatatacacacacacacacacacacacacacacacagactaataTAGGCGTAATtgaataattgagagagagagagagagagagagagagagagagagagagagagagagagagagagagagagagagagagagagagagagagagagagagagagagagagaacgtgacatataataatattgttcagactaatattttttttttcgtataatgATTCTAAAATTGTCAATCCAGTACTACTACCAGTCTATTATTTCAAAATACCTTACTAAAGGGAGTGTTACAAATGAGTATAGGTGGTGCCTTACTGCAAGTGGTGCGGAACAAGGTGCGGGCGAGGACGGCCAGTTCCCTCGACTGAACCTAGTGTTCATCTGTCCTCAATCTATATAAGCACAAAGCATTGTCTATATATCCTGACTGGCAACCAGGGCCGGTAAATTCATAAACGTCAAACGACCTCAGGGCAGTCGGCAACTggtccttaaaaaaaaagaaaaaaaaagaaaaagaaaaaaaaagagagagaaaaagaaaaaccgatCCGGTATTTGGATTGTTGATAAATCTAAACTGTAAAGCTATCTGAGGAGATTAGCTACTTGGTTtattacagattttttttatttcttaagtgACACAGCCTAGATACGGAAATGGGAAACTTCTTCAGAAACAGTGTGAACCACAAGCTTGCCCCTGACACCTTTGATTTAAAAATTTACATTTAACTTTTACTATAACTTGGGCTGGTTCGACTCGTTGCCGACGGCGCTTGTTTACACGCCTTTGTACGCCGTAGAtgtgaaatactgaaaaaacaATATATCGAAAACTcatcatatataaataaatggcaAGACCGGTAACGATATACGGAGCAGAAACACGGGTAGATTCAATAGCTTCTACAGTTGTTCATTTCTGCTTCAACGCTACTGGGCAACTCTAAATACCTGAAAGATGAGCCATGGTCAGTTGACTGTTTTCCACTCCCAGTAACAAAGCCAACACCTTCTCTGGCCTGAACACCTGACCTAGCTCACTCTTGCCATGGTTAGCTATGTGGTCCAGGAAGCAGGGTGACATAATTACAATCTGTAAAGGTAAAGGTTTTATCATCAGGATATCAGTTGTACAATGCAATGACACAGTGAAATTTACATACCAATAACGTGTAGTGTTAAGATTAGCTGAAACAAGTGTACTCTAGAATTGTGTTAATCCTGAGCCAATAATGTTTTAATACATGGAGGAGTACTGGAAGAGCAAAGAATGcgacaatattttcttttcaatctAAAAGTAATACCACATAGAACAATTACAAAATATTACATACAACCACATCTTGGATCATCATTTTTAAGGTTAATTACAATTTTAAAAATCTGTATATTGTACGAGAAAACTTGTAATTAACTTGAAGCTTGGCTCATCTCACTGCTCTGATGTTTCTCTTGGTGACATATTTTCTGCTCACCTGTAGTTTTGCTCCTTTGAGTTTGACAGCTTGCAGCTTACCCAAGTCTTCCTCGATTTCTTCAACATTGCTGGCCTCAACTCTGAAAAAAGGCACtaattactcacacacacacacacacacacacacacacacacaacacacacacacacacacacacacacacacacacaacacacacacactaatgattGCATCGCAACATATACTTATAACATTCCACCAAAATCAATGCTTGTATGGGTACCTGATGCTACGTCCCCTGTCCTCCCCAGGCACCAGGTGGGTGAATACCTCATACAGGTAATTCTTCCACTTATCGCCATCGGATGCATGCAAGATGCTGATATCCACTTCACCGCTCTCATCTAAATGGAAAAGACAAGTATGAAAAACAATCAGTATTTTACAATGTAATTTGTCCCCTAAGTCTGTTGGATCTGGAAATCATGACTAATCCTCTTCCACGTTATGCTTTACTTATGAAATATAAAGTGGGGATGTCTGTTAAACATGAAACTGTGTTGAGGATGTTATAATTTTTACAAAATGCACCACACAATCAAAGGAGATTTGATTACAATCTTAATCAAGATGTCTGACATGGTACTCAAATCACTTAGTGGATGAGAATGTCACTGCAGATTAAGCAGCACCTGTGCAAATACCACTGAATCATGCTATCACTGTTTTGAGTATCATGAAATTAACTAAAAATTAACTGAATGAAAATTTCATGATTAAGTGCCTAtgaacaattatatatatatatatatatatatatatatatatata encodes:
- the LOC135103021 gene encoding uncharacterized protein LOC135103021 isoform X3; this translates as MSQLRANRQMSDANSQGRGRLNISRRRRDRRYESDPQLLATMIPPKPVRPAAPPNGPMLWPPSPSTRDLNSAWYTPLIPTLQHPLPPAGASTSRWNQTFPRDSHPPHHPAPSLKQSCRHRSVSLIHDTFLDRKARKAIQSYSFIPPSSPPKERPPLPPRGLPVAPPKERSLVAPKESPPIPLHKKRLIVASKKRQCRETASQKRHHVTKNESGEVDISILHASDGDKWKNYLYEVFTHLVPGEDRGRSIRVEASNVEEIEEDLGKLQAVKLKGAKLQIVIMSPCFLDHIANHGKSELGQVFRPEKVLALLLGVENSQLTMAHLSALYSYCDWHKLKVRDMDPSFVDEVLTEGIKILNNCELYSKYQDERNARFKVTPRKVTEMQQLVHLLLNDPIDTKKDIEILIESPGKPSVTVEKFRLRNPYTIEFRMPDEFLVGSSLVLVTVLVQKQHIGSRQLKCESSLDSMRAHLSTLSNPTIFMCQALNINHASNQLDLKMTEAVKTQVPLCKLKEKRNEKCYSEFPTWVHFSAYYGLEQLTWALLEIPGGEAALNRPNQHGHTPSVLAYQKGFHLLAHKLEDAALMASLAEKLNYEPVYYKNISKAQSTNIALELYSSPPPPRPLNSSLYDHPPSPQQVLRHTMGSSSVEVPQCGSAGDDPNSAVSELPPPPPPPPPPPPPPPPPPPPPLPSLPHPCEYNPSSTSLTTSAQNDVGKQDGRYLDMRATQDCRESELYEYSEDVYTLVTAWLEKTNMKAFVETHQEKIGEVKSKLDLNTTREEYYSTESITGASAEVAAHEADKTMVEQFCTLIRGARSSCEPPSDSVDDLDCGATNNMLSESRCELTACTASASKVISEEQSEQMASSSEPMGLKILPNMMPPAYNIEERPPQPPPRSYNQEEYLKPGDINAFKNTLVIGSTESDNRTNRYYTATLRSRSNSAERGAHCQDQTAEMLYATIK
- the LOC135103021 gene encoding uncharacterized protein LOC135103021 isoform X2 is translated as MTDSHTYINTGPATTKTADTADIDFLTDANVYYNLPPPLPMGLCRGASLPRGRYAAQHQLMRASSSCPASPKLTTVTAAAPVPTTDVNTRGKREGEALARPVKSPFPITPRRNDATQENGGKDAPLPPLKARGVPKPRSKMLPHTRSFDLDHICQNLVRVATKPRSNSFSIDLPWRRRKKVVDATPPGIREDSGEDGHIGLGQNQAGASKLEPPREPNPLSHSELEHSRESTWQSHSVPEPPREPAPMSPADQGPQVLNSSNNSSSSSSSSNSSNSENYCDGEDCSADVRPSVTYLRRCGQRKQVGRSSSMGGEVVNALYHCTATLPLHSRSASSPVDSSKASADQRPMLDVNANLDEWLRKERWLEKKRCSRNFRSSNESGEVDISILHASDGDKWKNYLYEVFTHLVPGEDRGRSIRVEASNVEEIEEDLGKLQAVKLKGAKLQIVIMSPCFLDHIANHGKSELGQVFRPEKVLALLLGVENSQLTMAHLSALYSYCDWHKLKVRDMDPSFVDEVLTEGIKILNNCELYSKYQDERNARFKVTPRKVTEMQQLVHLLLNDPIDTKKDIEILIESPGKPSVTVEKFRLRNPYTIEFRMPDEFLVGSSLVLVTVLVQKQHIGSRQLKCESSLDSMRAHLSTLSNPTIFMCQALNINHASNQLDLKMTEAVKTQVPLCKLKEKRNEKCYSEFPTWVHFSAYYGLEQLTWALLEIPGGEAALNRPNQHGHTPSVLAYQKGFHLLAHKLEDAALMASLAEKLNYEPVYYKNISKAQSTNIALELYSSPPPPRPLNSSLYDHPPSPQQVLRHTMGSSSVEVPQCGSAGDDPNSAVSELPPPPPPPPPPPPPPPPPPPPPLPSLPHPCEYNPSSTSLTTSAQNDVGKQDGRYLDMRATQDCRESELYEYSEDVYTLVTAWLEKTNMKAFVETHQEKIGEVKSKLDLNTTREEYYSTESITGASAEVAAHEADKTMVEQFCTLIRGARSSCEPPSDSVDDLDCGATNNMLSESRCELTACTASASKVISEEQSEQMASSSEPMGLVIGSTESDNRTNRYYTATLRSRSNSAERGAHCQDQTAEMLYATIK
- the LOC135103021 gene encoding uncharacterized protein LOC135103021 isoform X1, coding for MTDSHTYINTGPATTKTADTADIDFLTDANVYYNLPPPLPMGLCRGASLPRGRYAAQHQLMRASSSCPASPKLTTVTAAAPVPTTDVNTRGKREGEALARPVKSPFPITPRRNDATQENGGKDAPLPPLKARGVPKPRSKMLPHTRSFDLDHICQNLVRVATKPRSNSFSIDLPWRRRKKVVDATPPGIREDSGEDGHIGLGQNQAGASKLEPPREPNPLSHSELEHSRESTWQSHSVPEPPREPAPMSPADQGPQVLNSSNNSSSSSSSSNSSNSENYCDGEDCSADVRPSVTYLRRCGQRKQVGRSSSMGGEVVNALYHCTATLPLHSRSASSPVDSSKASADQRPMLDVNANLDEWLRKERWLEKKRCSRNFRSSNESGEVDISILHASDGDKWKNYLYEVFTHLVPGEDRGRSIRVEASNVEEIEEDLGKLQAVKLKGAKLQIVIMSPCFLDHIANHGKSELGQVFRPEKVLALLLGVENSQLTMAHLSALYSYCDWHKLKVRDMDPSFVDEVLTEGIKILNNCELYSKYQDERNARFKVTPRKVTEMQQLVHLLLNDPIDTKKDIEILIESPGKPSVTVEKFRLRNPYTIEFRMPDEFLVGSSLVLVTVLVQKQHIGSRQLKCESSLDSMRAHLSTLSNPTIFMCQALNINHASNQLDLKMTEAVKTQVPLCKLKEKRNEKCYSEFPTWVHFSAYYGLEQLTWALLEIPGGEAALNRPNQHGHTPSVLAYQKGFHLLAHKLEDAALMASLAEKLNYEPVYYKNISKAQSTNIALELYSSPPPPRPLNSSLYDHPPSPQQVLRHTMGSSSVEVPQCGSAGDDPNSAVSELPPPPPPPPPPPPPPPPPPPPPLPSLPHPCEYNPSSTSLTTSAQNDVGKQDGRYLDMRATQDCRESELYEYSEDVYTLVTAWLEKTNMKAFVETHQEKIGEVKSKLDLNTTREEYYSTESITGASAEVAAHEADKTMVEQFCTLIRGARSSCEPPSDSVDDLDCGATNNMLSESRCELTACTASASKVISEEQSEQMASSSEPMGLKILPNMMPPAYNIEERPPQPPPRSYNQEEYLKPGDINAFKNTLVIGSTESDNRTNRYYTATLRSRSNSAERGAHCQDQTAEMLYATIK